TGCTTGGTGCAGGACTTCACAAATTCAAGCCTTTAGTTTTGTTGGCCCTCAGTAAAGCATGAATGCACGTTGTGAAGCTTCTGGTAGGAGTTTGCCAATGAATCACGTTTTCAATTTTGCCTATGAAGTCATGGTTTATATAATCATTGGAGACCATTGGAGGCTGCTCATATAATCTTCTGGCTTTCCCCCTTTTGTTGTCTGTATCCCTCTCCCACTTGCTTCTGCCGTGGAATGTGTCGTACGAGGCATTCATCTGGAGTTACGTAGGATTGCAGTTGTTCATCTTAATCTGATCAACTTGATAGAGACGGTAACTTTGGTACTGTGTTCTTCCAGCTGTGGTAAGATACTGAAGACACCTAAATCACTATTGTAGGCCAACTATTTCTTGAGAAATAAGTTTGCAATGGTGTCCTGTGCATCCATCATGTGATCCAAGCTAACCAAATTTTGTTCGTTGCTTAGTTTACCTTAGCCTGACTAACTATGGTGAGATATACACATGTTATGTTTTTCTGAGAATATCCACGAAAGAGAAGGGAATTCTGAAAGGACAATTATAAAGTCTAAAATATAGAGTGAGAAAAAGGGGAGGGGTGGCTTGTGGAGGAAATTGGATTTTTCATGTATTCATATTTGTGCTTAAATCCTCTGCTTGATTTTCTGTTTGCTCAATAGACTGCACTGAGTTCAGAGCCAAGTATAAAAGCTATGTTGTGAAAATGTCATTGGTAaatgaaaatagaaaataaatggaCATTTTCGGCTTGCCATAGAATCTGCTTCTTACTCTGTCATTCCTGTACCACCTATTTATTCGAGTGCTCCAGTTTAACATGGTCTCTGATCTCTTGACCAGGCTTACGGAATGCCTCCAAGCTCCTAATTTCTGTTCCATTTAAATTGTTTCTTGTATCAACTGGTTTACTTCTATTTAAGGTTTCTTCCTTTGTTTTGTCAATGGCTCTAAATCCCAGCTTCATACCTGTCATAGTTGTGATAGACTTCATTTTACTGATGAATTCTAGGTTGATGTAATATTAAAGTTCCTTTCTGTTCTGGTTCAAATTGctgattttttgttgttgtgtGTGTAGGCCAGTGATAGATTTAACATCAATTCCCAACTTGAGCATCTTCAAGCAAAATACGTCGGGACTGGGCATGCAGATTTGAACAGATTGTAAATTTTGTTCCACCATTGTCTTTGGATTTCTGTGTCCCATCGTGATTTATTGGTTACTTGGTTCTAATTTTTGTTTCTTATCAAACTGAACAGTGAATGGGCGGTTAACATCCAACGCGATAGCTATGCTTCCTATGTTGGGCATTACCCTATGCTTGCATACTTTGCTGTTGCAGAAAATGAATCTATTGGAAGAGAACGTTACAACTTCATGCAGGTTTCCTTAGCAATCCTTTATATCTGTTCTCTTGTTTTTCTCTTGTTGCTGCCCATATAAGCTTTTTAGTGTTGGATTTCTCTCAAAGGAAACTGATGTTTGATCCAAGTTGGGACTTATCTTTGTATTTTTTCATTATAACACAGAACAGGAATATTATCAAATTGAAGCTACATATGTATATAATTTTTGCAGTTGGATTTTGGAGGGATAGATCAGTAAAAATGCAAGATTTTCTTGCAGATTTTAGAACTTGATATGATAAGTTGATAACTGAGTTCCTGTGTTTGATTAGGACTTggtagtgtttttttttttttaaattatgcCCAAGTTTGTGCATGTGTTACGTTATTACAACTCACTTGAACTGATCTCTTAGCGAGTTACTCCCATAATAG
This genomic stretch from Spinacia oleracea cultivar Varoflay chromosome 3, BTI_SOV_V1, whole genome shotgun sequence harbors:
- the LOC110787377 gene encoding uncharacterized protein At4g14342, with product MQASDRFNINSQLEHLQAKYVGTGHADLNRFEWAVNIQRDSYASYVGHYPMLAYFAVAENESIGRERYNFMQKMLLPCGLPPEREDD